A stretch of DNA from Acidobacteriota bacterium:
CACCTCGATCCGATCGGCGGGATAGTCCTGCGCCAGGACCGCGCCGAGGCTGCGGGCGATGAAGTCGGCCTCGTTGCGAATCGGCATCACGATCGAGACGGAGGGAAGCGGCAGCATGCGTCCGTTACGCCTTTCGAATGATGCCCAGGTAGTGCGTGCGCAGCAACGGGACGGCGCGGAGCATCTCGTGGAGCGCGCGCGACCGCGGCGCGACGAGACGCGCCAGCGGCGCGGCCAGCGTCACGCGCCGGAGATCGATCGTGCAGCCGGGAAACACGCTCGCGATCTCGCGGCGCGACACGCCCCGCACGTCGGGATTCCTCGGGTTGTTCACGAAGTAGTCGTACCAGAGCACGACGCCTCCACCTGCCGCCGCGTCCAACATGGCCGCCGCGAGGGCCCGGCGCAGCTCGGGCGCCAGCACCGAGGTCATGACCATCGACTGCAGCACGATGTCGAACCGGCCGGCCCACGGCCGGTCGGCCGCGTTGCCGGCGATGAGCGTCACGCCGGGCGGGCACAACTGCCGCGCCTGCACGATGCGATCGGGCAGCAGATCGACGCCGGTCAGGCGTTCGGGCGCCGCGCCCCATTTCACGAAGTCGCGCAGCCAGGTACCCATGCCGCAGCCGACGTCGAGCACGCGCGCGTCGGCCAGCGACACGATGCCGTGCCGCCGGAACAGGTCCATGAGCACCCGTTCCCGCTCCTGCACCGCGAGCAGGTGCGCGGCGTTGAACCACGAGTAGCGCGACTCGCCCGTGCGCCGGGCGTACGCCTCGCGGATCCGCTCGGTCTCGGCGTCGACGACCACGGTGCTCATACCGTCGGCAATCCTCAGCTCGCCGCGGGCTGCCGGTTGGTGCGCGATAGATGGCTCACCACCGCCCGGAACTTGCCGTGCGCGGTGCGCGGCACCTGGTCCACACGCTCGCACACGACGTCCACCGATCCCAGGTAGTCGCGAAGCCGGTGGCGCAGCTCTTCCTCCAGCCCGAGGCCCGCCGCGCGCGCCGGCACGTACTTCACGCGGAACCGCGTGAAGGTCTCCTGCACGATCTGCGCTTCGGCGACCGCCAAGCCATGCTTGAACACCGGGTCGAGCCGGCCGACGCGCCGGCCGTCCTGCATCACGACCAGGTCGTCACAGCGCCCTTCGAGCGCGTCGACGCCGGGCAGATGGCGCCGGCATCGGCACTCGTGGCTCGAGAGCCGCACGGCGTCACCGGTTCGGTACCGAATCAACGGCATGTCCGCGTTCAGCAGGCTCGTGCTGATCATGTCGCCCACGGCGCCCGGCGGCACGGTCCGATCGCCGTCCAGCGCCTCGACGAGGCCGACTTCCGGCCAGAGGTGAAGGCGCCCATGCTCGCACTCGCTCGCCCCAGCCACGATCTCCGCGAGGCCGTAGGTCTCGCGCACGGGGCAGCGGAACGCGGCCTCGATCGTGTGCCGCTGGTGATCCAGCAGCGGCTCGGCGTTCGTGATCGCGACGGCGAGCCGGACGTCCTTCCGGCCGAGCCGCAGCGCCGTGTCCGCGAGCGCGTGCAGCGACGAGCTGTACCCGAACACGTACGTCACGTCGTAGCGGCGCAGCGCGTCGAGGTACGCGGGCACCAGGTCCGGCGCCAGATGATAGGACGACATGTAGAGCTGCCGCAGCGCCGAGTTCCAGATCCAGAACGGCGGCGTGCGCCGGCTCGCCGGCGTCACGACGCGGCCGCCGATGATCGCCCATCGGTCCTTGCGGGAGATGCCGTACCAGCGGCGCGACCGCGCCTCGTTGAGCGCATACCATTCACGCACGGTCTTGCGGCTCCACCACAGCTTCAGGGGCTTGCCGGTCGTGCCGCTCGTGTGCTCCGGGTACATCCGCCGGATGTCCACATCGTCGGCGAGGAACGCTTTCGGGTTCTCGCGCACGCTCTCCTTCTCGAGGATCGGCCAGTGCTCGAGGTACTCCCACGACCGCGTGTCGCCGGCCTGACGGCGCCGCGACCAGTGCTCGCGATAGAACGGCACCTGCGTGGCCGCGCGGTGCAGCACGAACGCCAAGCGCTCCTGCTGGTACTGGCGCCACTGTTCAGGCGTCCAATGGTCGCGCTCCAGCGTCGCGGCCACCAGCGCCTCGGTCTCCTTGCCGTAGCGCCAGCGGCGAAGATAAACGCCCATGGCGGTGGCGGCGGCCCACTGCGCA
This window harbors:
- a CDS encoding class I SAM-dependent methyltransferase; the protein is MSTVVVDAETERIREAYARRTGESRYSWFNAAHLLAVQERERVLMDLFRRHGIVSLADARVLDVGCGMGTWLRDFVKWGAAPERLTGVDLLPDRIVQARQLCPPGVTLIAGNAADRPWAGRFDIVLQSMVMTSVLAPELRRALAAAMLDAAAGGGVVLWYDYFVNNPRNPDVRGVSRREIASVFPGCTIDLRRVTLAAPLARLVAPRSRALHEMLRAVPLLRTHYLGIIRKA
- a CDS encoding phenylacetate--CoA ligase family protein; translation: MSDKLLHVYHRLPTPAQWAAATAMGVYLRRWRYGKETEALVAATLERDHWTPEQWRQYQQERLAFVLHRAATQVPFYREHWSRRRQAGDTRSWEYLEHWPILEKESVRENPKAFLADDVDIRRMYPEHTSGTTGKPLKLWWSRKTVREWYALNEARSRRWYGISRKDRWAIIGGRVVTPASRRTPPFWIWNSALRQLYMSSYHLAPDLVPAYLDALRRYDVTYVFGYSSSLHALADTALRLGRKDVRLAVAITNAEPLLDHQRHTIEAAFRCPVRETYGLAEIVAGASECEHGRLHLWPEVGLVEALDGDRTVPPGAVGDMISTSLLNADMPLIRYRTGDAVRLSSHECRCRRHLPGVDALEGRCDDLVVMQDGRRVGRLDPVFKHGLAVAEAQIVQETFTRFRVKYVPARAAGLGLEEELRHRLRDYLGSVDVVCERVDQVPRTAHGKFRAVVSHLSRTNRQPAAS